A genomic stretch from Lathyrus oleraceus cultivar Zhongwan6 chromosome 2, CAAS_Psat_ZW6_1.0, whole genome shotgun sequence includes:
- the LOC127121647 gene encoding uncharacterized protein LOC127121647 produces the protein MLESDSIPHDPTFKRMYNIIHIDEKWFYMTKKSENYYLLPDEEDQIRTCKSKNFITKIMFLVALARSQFDAQRNEIFSRKISMFPFITKEPAKRTSIDRKTDTLETKLIILVKRDVIRLYLIDKFLPAIREKWPREDIGNPIFIQQDNARVHVKDDDDEFRQAATKDGFDIRLMSQSPNSPYLNILDL, from the coding sequence ATGCTTGAAAGTGATAGCATACCACATGATCCAACTTTTAAACGAATGTATAATATTATTCATATTGACGAAAAATGGTTCTACATGACTAAAAAGTCTGAGAATTACTACTTGTTACCAGATGAAGAGGATCAAATCCGCACATGTAAGAGCAAAAACTTTATTACAAAAATTATGTTTCTAGTTGCCTTAGCTCGTTCGCAATTTGATGCGCAAAGAAATGAGATTTTTTCTAGAAAAATTAGTATGTTTCCTTTTATTACGAAAGAGCCCGCTAAAAGGACAAGTATTGACAGAAAAACGGACACATTAGAGACAAAACTAATTATTTTAGTAAAAAGAGATGTTATAAGATTATATTTGATTGATAAATTTTTACCCGCCATTAGAGAAAAATGGCCAAGAGAGGATATTGGAAATCCAATTTTTATTCAACAAGACAATGCAAGAGTGCACGTCAAAGACGATGATGATGAATTTCGTCAAGCGGCTACAAAAGATGGATTTGATATTCGTTTGATGAGTCAATCTCCAAATTCACCATATTTAAATATTTTAGATCTTTGA